The following is a genomic window from Planctomycetia bacterium.
GGGACAGATACCAGATTCGAAGGGTCGTGTCGTCGGGTTCCACCAACTGCATCGCCGTTTCAAGATAGGCGGCGGATAGCGACCAGAGCTGCTTGCGCGTCAGCTCATCGCAGGTGCGGGTCATACCCTTGCGAATGGAGCCGGCATCGATCGTCGGATGGCTCTCAATCCCCGTCACCAGGCTCTTTACTTCCCGAAATACCTGCAGGCCTTCCTCGTATCTGTCCAGAGACGCAAGGCATTCCGCACGGCCGAGCAGGCACTGATCGTGAATCGCCCCTGATTCAAACGACTTTAGAACGTCGTCGAAGTAGCCGAGCGCGGATTGTGGCCGCGCATCTTCTTTCTCCATGACCCCCAGCAAATACCCCGCCCGGGCCCACAATTCGTCGCGAATTCCCCACTCCTCGCGAAGTGACATCAACAGTTCGATTGCCTCTTCTCGCAGGCCCGCATGACGAAGCGCCAGGGCCTCACTATAGGAGACGATGGGAAGGTATTCGGTGCCGCAAAGCCTCGTCTTGGCAACGGTGATGACGTGCATGGCGGAGGCGGGATCACCCCGACGGAGCAGGTCTTGAACAGAGCGCTCAACGGCCCAGAGATAGTTGTCCGGCGAAGCGCCCTGATCGTCGAGTATTGCATCGACGTGGGCCGCAATGTCCTCCTGCGTGCCGATGTCCTGCGTCAGCATCAATTCAACCACATTGCGATGCAATCGGTCGGGACGCTCGGCTTTCAGGTCAAGCGCGCTGAGGTAAGCGGCGACGGCCGGCTTGAATTGCCCCGACCAGCGATAGGCATCTGCGACCGCGACCCAGTCCTGCCCTTTTGGCTCCGCTCCATACCGAAGCGCCTCATCTAGATTCAGTATTATTGCCTCGACGTTGCGAGGGTCATGAACCGTCATCCGCGCCTCGGCGAGGTAAATCACCTGGGCAAGTTCAAGATGCAACTCGCTCTTCTGGAGCTGTGTATGCTCCTTCTCATTCAATAGATACATCAGATAGGCGCTGGCTCGCGGCAATTCCCCCCGGGTGCGAAGCACACGCACGTTGGCGAGTTGCTCCTCGAAAGTTGACGGCCTGTAGTCGAGCGCCGCTTTCCCGATACCCCCGGCGAATACCGAGATACCCAGAATGAACAACGGAATCTGCCAGCGACCGGTCATCGCCGAAGGGGCTGATTTGCTCTTTTTCGATTTGCTCATCCTGAGCCCCGTTTTCGAGCACCGGTCTGACCGGTTATTCCCTGTCGCTTCGGGTCGATTCGCCTGATCGGCCGACATTGCCGACCCGCGATCGACAATCGGGCCGTTGACCGGCACGACCTGCCGATGAATCTGCCCGACTGCATTCGGTTGCGTGTTTATCGGCGAGTTGTGCGCTCACCGTCAAAGCGA
Proteins encoded in this region:
- a CDS encoding tetratricopeptide repeat protein, coding for MSKSKKSKSAPSAMTGRWQIPLFILGISVFAGGIGKAALDYRPSTFEEQLANVRVLRTRGELPRASAYLMYLLNEKEHTQLQKSELHLELAQVIYLAEARMTVHDPRNVEAIILNLDEALRYGAEPKGQDWVAVADAYRWSGQFKPAVAAYLSALDLKAERPDRLHRNVVELMLTQDIGTQEDIAAHVDAILDDQGASPDNYLWAVERSVQDLLRRGDPASAMHVITVAKTRLCGTEYLPIVSYSEALALRHAGLREEAIELLMSLREEWGIRDELWARAGYLLGVMEKEDARPQSALGYFDDVLKSFESGAIHDQCLLGRAECLASLDRYEEGLQVFREVKSLVTGIESHPTIDAGSIRKGMTRTCDELTRKQLWSLSAAYLETAMQLVEPDDTTLRIWYLSRLATSLRELGERVQQEKGSDKGEQSGRFKEYFVRAADVCFELSQLTFSDDQTSAKWMEQAATDLGDAGETDRMIQTLKRVTEEYPLATGRADALHRLGAAYHAVGEYKKAKGYYRRVMDEYPRTPPALESTVPLADCLISLGGDDAIEGVRMLVDIVDDRGPDQLFSPKAVEYREALLLLAQYYSDADPAKLPDHVESAIARLEAALSLYPDHPDVPRLRFMLAKNYRLSASRLSDEAKKQSSHLARLSMLREADRRLEKAAEEYDRVIRLLASQDASSLSDVQLTYLRSGYLDRGDVLFDLQRYPEAIAAYSEAGWRYENTPTSLTAMLQVVNCHQRLGELQQARAALARLGWLIKKTPASAFDPDQGMSSKDYWENLIARLERTAIN